One genomic segment of Desulforamulus reducens MI-1 includes these proteins:
- a CDS encoding Cof-type HAD-IIB family hydrolase, whose protein sequence is MNKNYKLLAIDLDDTLLNGQLKISSRNKEYIKRAQEAGIHVTLATGRMYCSALRYAKELELNLPLITYQGALVKEAQTGEVLLHRPVPLVLAREVIQRGSQLGYHINVYVDDTLYVEKITPEAEVYQRISGITAHPVGNLLDFLQEDPTKVLMVGGIEELDRLGEEMRCQYGTSLHICKSKPHFLEFSHPQATKGLALDTLAKGWGLTAEQVIAIGDAPNDLEMIDYAGLGVVMGNGEPEVKAKADYVTHSNEEDGVAEVIAKFIFGA, encoded by the coding sequence ATGAACAAAAACTACAAACTCCTGGCCATCGATCTCGACGACACCCTACTAAACGGCCAGCTTAAAATATCGTCCCGCAACAAAGAATATATCAAACGGGCCCAGGAGGCTGGTATCCATGTAACCCTGGCCACCGGAAGAATGTACTGTTCAGCCCTACGCTACGCCAAAGAACTGGAACTAAATCTGCCCCTAATCACCTATCAAGGGGCCCTGGTAAAAGAAGCCCAAACCGGGGAAGTCCTGCTTCACCGTCCAGTACCACTGGTCCTAGCGCGAGAAGTGATCCAGCGTGGCAGCCAACTGGGCTATCATATCAATGTCTATGTGGATGATACCCTTTATGTGGAAAAAATTACGCCGGAAGCAGAGGTCTACCAGAGAATATCCGGCATCACTGCCCACCCGGTGGGGAATTTGCTGGACTTCCTGCAGGAGGACCCCACCAAGGTTCTCATGGTGGGGGGAATAGAAGAACTGGATCGGTTGGGAGAAGAAATGCGCTGTCAATATGGAACATCCCTGCACATATGCAAATCAAAACCTCATTTTCTGGAGTTTTCCCACCCCCAGGCCACCAAGGGACTGGCCCTGGATACCCTGGCCAAGGGTTGGGGATTAACGGCGGAGCAAGTAATTGCCATCGGGGACGCTCCCAATGACCTGGAAATGATCGATTATGCGGGACTGGGCGTAGTGATGGGTAATGGAGAACCCGAAGTAAAAGCAAAGGCAGATTATGTCACCCACTCCAACGAAGAGGATGGAGTGGCAGAGGTCATTGCCAAGTTTATTTTTGGGGCTTAA
- the uvrC gene encoding excinuclease ABC subunit UvrC, with protein sequence MPLSDKIKNIPSRPGVYLYKDQDGQVIYVGKAVSLKNRVRSYFQAGAKQAPKVKAMLGRAVDLDFIVTDSEMEALILENNLIKEHRPKYNILLKDDKTYPYIKVTVQEEFPRVYLTRRVLKDRARYFGPFTNVGAVNETMRLLKKIFPLRTCKQRKLSPRDRPCLNYHIKRCLGPCCNLVERQTYRETVNEVVLFLEGRQEDLMKRLRQRMEEAAEKLEFEKAAELRDQLLAVEKIVERQKVVSTDLVDQDVIAMARGFDESCLTVFFIRGGKLIGREHYFLEGTDTLERGEIMTTFIQQFYNQTEFIPAEVLISEEIAKPELLRSWLSELRGSKVTIKAPKRGDKHKLVEMAAQNALLSLEQAKLQRQANREAVDGALAELMAALGLENPPHRMECYDISNIQGTETVSSMVVFEEGRPKKDQYRRFKIRWVEGPNDFASMHETLTRRFSRAKEEQDLLSRGELTPKQAKFTRLPDLIIIDGGKGQLSAARQAMLEQGFAHIATFGLAKEEELLFAPGRPDPIRLPRESKGLQMLQRLRDEAHRFAVTYHRKLRTKRNLKSLLDEIDGIGAVRRRELYKAYKNLESIKQASVEELAKIPGMNTKAAEAVYNYFRE encoded by the coding sequence CTGCCGTTATCAGACAAAATTAAAAACATCCCCTCACGCCCGGGGGTTTACCTATACAAAGACCAAGACGGACAGGTCATCTATGTGGGGAAGGCGGTGTCCCTGAAAAACCGAGTTCGTTCCTACTTCCAGGCCGGGGCCAAGCAAGCACCCAAAGTAAAGGCCATGCTGGGCCGGGCGGTAGACCTGGATTTTATCGTCACCGATTCCGAGATGGAAGCTCTGATTCTGGAAAATAATCTAATTAAAGAACACCGACCTAAGTACAATATCCTATTAAAGGATGATAAAACTTATCCCTATATCAAGGTAACTGTCCAGGAAGAATTTCCCCGGGTTTATTTAACCCGCCGGGTTCTCAAAGACCGTGCCCGCTATTTTGGTCCCTTTACCAACGTGGGGGCCGTTAACGAAACCATGCGTCTGCTGAAAAAAATCTTTCCCCTGCGAACCTGCAAGCAACGGAAACTTAGTCCCAGGGATCGCCCCTGCCTGAACTACCACATCAAGCGCTGCCTGGGTCCCTGCTGCAACCTGGTGGAGCGGCAAACCTACCGGGAAACCGTTAACGAAGTGGTACTCTTTTTGGAGGGGCGGCAGGAAGATTTAATGAAGCGATTGCGCCAACGCATGGAAGAAGCAGCGGAGAAGCTAGAATTTGAAAAGGCCGCGGAACTTAGGGATCAACTGCTGGCGGTGGAAAAAATTGTGGAACGGCAAAAGGTGGTGTCCACCGATCTGGTGGACCAAGATGTCATTGCCATGGCCCGGGGTTTTGATGAGTCCTGCCTAACCGTGTTCTTTATCCGTGGCGGTAAACTCATTGGGCGTGAGCATTACTTTCTGGAAGGCACAGATACCCTGGAGCGGGGGGAGATTATGACCACCTTTATCCAGCAGTTTTATAACCAAACGGAATTTATCCCCGCAGAGGTATTAATATCTGAAGAAATTGCTAAGCCGGAACTCCTAAGGTCTTGGCTCAGTGAACTACGGGGCAGTAAGGTTACTATTAAAGCCCCCAAACGGGGGGATAAACATAAATTGGTGGAAATGGCGGCCCAAAATGCATTGTTATCCCTGGAACAGGCTAAGTTGCAGCGTCAGGCCAACCGGGAAGCGGTGGATGGGGCCCTGGCAGAACTAATGGCCGCCCTGGGGCTGGAAAATCCCCCCCATCGCATGGAATGCTACGATATTTCCAATATTCAAGGTACTGAAACCGTCTCCTCCATGGTGGTTTTTGAAGAAGGTCGACCGAAAAAAGACCAATACAGAAGATTTAAGATCCGCTGGGTAGAGGGACCCAACGACTTTGCCTCCATGCATGAGACCCTGACCCGGCGCTTTTCCCGGGCCAAGGAAGAACAAGACCTTTTGTCCAGGGGAGAACTTACCCCCAAGCAGGCCAAATTTACCCGACTGCCAGACCTAATTATTATCGACGGAGGTAAGGGTCAGCTGTCGGCGGCCCGGCAAGCCATGTTGGAACAGGGCTTTGCCCACATTGCCACCTTTGGCCTAGCCAAGGAGGAAGAACTACTGTTTGCACCGGGACGTCCGGACCCCATCCGTTTACCCAGGGAATCCAAGGGGTTGCAAATGTTGCAGCGATTGAGGGATGAAGCCCACCGTTTTGCGGTAACCTATCATCGGAAGCTGCGCACCAAGAGAAACCTGAAATCCCTTTTGGATGAAATCGATGGCATTGGGGCGGTACGCCGCCGGGAACTCTATAAAGCCTATAAAAATTTGGAGTCCATTAAGCAGGCCTCAGTGGAAGAATTGGCCAAGATCCCAGGCATGAACACCAAAGCCGCCGAAGCGGTGTACAATTACTTTCGGGAGTGA
- a CDS encoding TetR/AcrR family transcriptional regulator, whose product MNEELSRAEESKQRILLAAARIFSHKGLDGARVDEIAAAAKINKRMIYHYFESKENLYVEVLRYNYQKIYHISKGAFIPGADPVENVTRALRQYFYFLAQDEEFVRLVSWEALNRGVYSSKVLPQLLDLFQSDLGDILQDGINRGIFRPDLDIRQILLSLHALCLVYFTRREMVQPMWTSDMMSAEMLEDRLQHILDMVFHGILN is encoded by the coding sequence ATGAACGAGGAACTATCCCGTGCCGAAGAGAGTAAACAGCGAATACTGCTGGCGGCTGCCCGTATCTTTTCCCATAAGGGCCTGGATGGGGCCCGGGTGGATGAGATCGCTGCCGCTGCTAAAATTAATAAACGAATGATTTACCATTATTTTGAAAGCAAGGAAAACTTGTATGTGGAGGTGCTTCGTTACAACTATCAAAAAATCTATCATATAAGTAAAGGCGCTTTTATTCCCGGGGCGGACCCTGTGGAGAATGTAACCAGAGCCCTGCGCCAGTACTTTTATTTTCTGGCCCAGGATGAGGAATTTGTGCGGCTGGTTAGTTGGGAAGCCCTGAACCGGGGGGTCTACAGCAGCAAAGTACTGCCCCAACTGTTAGATTTATTCCAGTCTGATCTAGGGGATATTTTACAGGACGGTATCAACCGGGGTATTTTTCGGCCGGATCTGGATATACGCCAGATTTTATTAAGTCTTCACGCCCTGTGCCTGGTTTATTTTACTCGCCGGGAAATGGTGCAGCCCATGTGGACCAGTGACATGATGTCCGCTGAGATGCTGGAGGACCGTCTGCAGCATATCCTGGATATGGTTTTCCACGGTATTTTAAATTGA
- a CDS encoding HlyD family secretion protein: MDELLKVQQKKKNILFLFIGLIALTTLIFGGYFYKNQVSLAKEQDSLTATGTLEATSVMASFKVPGRIDTLLVAEGDQVKKGAVLAALETKELQAKLSQAKGAHEAALAASRQAEEAVPLTSQQVETTIAQCNAKVEQATVKVRSAQQLYDRMVELHKAGAISDSQFDDATNNYDAAKQQLEEAKAALAQAEAARLKVEVSQAQHDAAVGQANQAQGAVDEASAYLENSKLKAPMNGFITQKYLEQGEMLNAGTPVFEITDLVNSYVKVFISEKKIGRVRLGQKVEIRVPAFPDKVFEGKVVFINNAGEFAVKKAVNEQYQHDIRSFEVKIDVPNQDLLLKVGMTANVKILEE; the protein is encoded by the coding sequence ATGGATGAATTGTTAAAAGTTCAGCAAAAAAAGAAAAATATTTTATTTTTGTTTATTGGACTAATTGCTTTAACGACTCTAATCTTTGGCGGCTATTTTTATAAAAATCAAGTATCCCTGGCTAAGGAACAGGATAGTCTGACAGCCACTGGAACCCTGGAGGCCACCAGTGTAATGGCTTCCTTTAAGGTGCCGGGTCGCATTGATACGCTTTTGGTGGCTGAGGGGGATCAGGTGAAAAAGGGAGCTGTGCTGGCTGCCCTGGAAACCAAGGAACTGCAGGCTAAGTTGTCCCAGGCTAAGGGTGCCCATGAAGCGGCCCTGGCCGCCAGCCGCCAGGCCGAAGAGGCTGTACCCCTAACCAGCCAGCAGGTGGAAACCACCATCGCCCAATGCAATGCCAAGGTGGAGCAGGCCACGGTAAAAGTTCGCAGTGCCCAGCAACTTTATGATCGGATGGTTGAGCTACATAAAGCCGGTGCCATCTCGGATAGCCAATTTGATGATGCCACCAACAATTATGATGCCGCTAAGCAACAACTGGAAGAGGCTAAGGCGGCCCTGGCCCAGGCCGAAGCCGCCAGACTGAAGGTAGAAGTTTCTCAGGCTCAGCATGATGCCGCCGTGGGGCAGGCCAATCAGGCCCAGGGGGCCGTTGATGAGGCCTCTGCCTATTTGGAAAACAGTAAACTAAAGGCCCCCATGAACGGTTTCATTACCCAAAAGTACCTGGAGCAGGGTGAAATGCTGAATGCCGGAACCCCAGTCTTTGAAATAACCGACCTAGTCAACTCCTACGTCAAGGTGTTTATCAGCGAAAAGAAAATTGGCCGGGTTCGTCTGGGCCAAAAAGTAGAAATTCGGGTGCCTGCTTTCCCGGATAAGGTCTTTGAGGGGAAGGTTGTGTTTATTAATAACGCCGGGGAATTTGCTGTGAAAAAGGCGGTTAATGAGCAGTACCAACATGATATTCGCAGCTTCGAGGTAAAAATTGATGTTCCCAACCAGGATCTTCTCTTAAAAGTCGGCATGACCGCCAATGTCAAGATATTGGAGGAATAA
- a CDS encoding ATP-binding cassette domain-containing protein: MQPVLKARDIVQVLNKKTVLKGINLEVSVGEIVGIFGTKGTGKTTLLHLLAGIDQFKSGTLEILGQDTKKGDAYKRHLGLVTQERSLFQELSVLENLDFIATLRGGQRSTIKQLVDRLELQDLLKEPVATLDNGLFQRVALACALLNNPKLLIADELIKDIDFYSRRLIMQTIKQFLQEGGTFICGFSHMDYVNQLNRVAWLSDGQLTFYQPAEAAAEWQRQFEEFNLRSGEIND; encoded by the coding sequence ATGCAGCCTGTCTTAAAAGCCCGTGATATCGTGCAGGTCCTGAATAAGAAGACCGTCTTAAAGGGCATTAACCTGGAGGTGTCTGTGGGGGAAATTGTGGGTATTTTTGGTACCAAGGGAACAGGTAAAACCACCCTGCTACACCTCTTGGCCGGCATCGATCAATTCAAGTCCGGTACGTTGGAAATTTTGGGCCAGGACACCAAAAAGGGGGATGCCTATAAAAGGCACCTGGGCCTGGTAACCCAGGAGCGCAGTTTGTTTCAGGAATTATCTGTGTTGGAAAACCTTGATTTCATTGCCACCCTGCGGGGTGGCCAGCGGTCCACCATTAAGCAGTTGGTGGATCGGCTGGAATTGCAGGACTTATTAAAGGAACCGGTGGCTACCTTAGACAATGGATTATTCCAGCGGGTAGCCCTGGCCTGTGCCCTGTTAAATAACCCTAAACTATTAATCGCTGACGAGTTAATTAAGGATATAGATTTTTATTCCCGTCGGTTAATCATGCAGACCATTAAGCAGTTCCTCCAAGAGGGCGGCACCTTTATCTGTGGCTTTAGCCACATGGATTATGTCAATCAATTGAACCGGGTGGCCTGGCTAAGCGACGGTCAACTGACCTTCTACCAGCCCGCAGAGGCAGCGGCGGAATGGCAAAGACAGTTTGAAGAATTTAATCTGCGAAGCGGTGAAATCAATGATTAG
- a CDS encoding ABC transporter permease, with product MIRSLMRRELIYLWRDRGLRNILLFSSLLGLILFFALYSAQVLLDIPTAVVDLDHSSESRQLIEKVNQSENLQVVAYLDSYQEAEELIKGGDIVVTMVIPENYGKALTLGRQSNVFLAIDGSNMIYSTNATTAAMMVAGTVSAQAGVKALMARGFQPDEAKNAYLGVELREEAWFNPTLNYAYFLVLALILNIWQQCCTIAAAMNIIGETGRPSWQQFKMAGLSKWTLFASKSVVHIATFMLMVLPVYLIAFGFFKVPLHCNLWLFLLFTLVFTIAMHSVGTLASSFARNAVDATRYGMIIALPSFILSGYGWPLEAMPSFIQYMAKLLPQTWFFQGLNYLTFKNPDWSFVQTYFLILGVIAVVCYGAAALVTARK from the coding sequence ATGATTAGATCCCTCATGCGGCGTGAGTTAATTTATCTTTGGCGGGACCGGGGTCTGCGCAATATTTTACTCTTTAGTTCTTTGCTGGGACTAATTCTGTTCTTTGCCCTTTACAGTGCCCAGGTTTTGCTGGATATCCCCACCGCAGTGGTGGATCTGGATCATTCCAGTGAAAGCCGACAACTGATTGAAAAAGTGAATCAGTCAGAAAATTTACAGGTGGTGGCCTACCTAGACAGTTACCAAGAAGCTGAGGAACTGATCAAAGGGGGGGACATCGTGGTAACCATGGTGATCCCGGAGAACTATGGCAAAGCCCTTACCCTGGGGCGTCAAAGCAATGTGTTTTTGGCCATTGACGGCAGTAACATGATCTACTCCACCAATGCCACCACCGCAGCCATGATGGTAGCTGGTACCGTCAGTGCCCAGGCCGGGGTGAAGGCCCTGATGGCCCGGGGGTTTCAGCCGGACGAGGCCAAAAACGCCTACCTGGGGGTCGAACTGCGGGAAGAGGCCTGGTTTAACCCAACTTTAAACTATGCCTACTTTCTTGTGTTGGCCTTGATTCTCAATATCTGGCAGCAGTGCTGTACCATAGCCGCAGCCATGAATATCATTGGTGAAACGGGCCGCCCCAGTTGGCAGCAGTTCAAAATGGCTGGTTTGTCCAAATGGACATTATTTGCCAGTAAATCCGTGGTGCACATTGCCACCTTTATGCTGATGGTATTGCCCGTGTACCTGATTGCCTTTGGGTTCTTTAAGGTACCGCTCCACTGCAACTTGTGGCTGTTTTTGCTCTTTACTCTGGTATTTACCATTGCCATGCATAGTGTGGGGACCCTTGCCTCCAGTTTTGCCCGCAATGCTGTGGATGCCACCCGGTATGGCATGATTATTGCCCTGCCATCCTTTATTCTTTCTGGTTATGGTTGGCCCCTGGAAGCCATGCCTTCCTTTATCCAGTACATGGCCAAACTGCTGCCCCAAACCTGGTTTTTCCAGGGACTGAACTATTTGACCTTCAAAAACCCGGACTGGTCCTTTGTGCAAACGTATTTTCTGATTTTGGGTGTAATCGCTGTGGTTTGTTACGGTGCCGCCGCACTGGTGACAGCCCGCAAGTAA
- a CDS encoding ABC transporter permease: MKQVFNIACYETMMIFKERILFLLLFTVPLLYATVFGFVYLQGVINHVPLAVVDLDHSKLSREVRSSFANSPHFELISNIENSAQMEQAMREGKIRAAIVIPEKFEFAMQKHQPTELLGVYDASNLIWGYNTRRYIREVTTDFNTQQTAAYLAGLGISENQVKNIMNTVHLNYEVWYNPTFSYATYFYTGLLLMVIHQISLLSISLTVTREKERNTWVQYLSSCLPSWKIFVGKALPYFIVNFFNYALLLWVAAHFVNAKIGGSIGLVLLFGLLFDVIITSLGFYISVLAPNSLQVTRYLMLISVPIFMASGLTWPQTHIPFAVNALASLMPFTWMAEAFRLITVKNLPLAYLLNHLLVLLAMAGVSLGLAMNFKKSRRPPSSSGLVVNSGTNYPGL, from the coding sequence TTGAAACAAGTTTTTAATATTGCCTGTTATGAAACCATGATGATTTTTAAAGAACGTATTCTTTTTTTGCTGTTATTTACCGTACCCTTGCTTTATGCCACGGTCTTTGGTTTTGTCTATTTACAAGGGGTTATCAATCATGTGCCCCTGGCGGTGGTGGATCTGGATCATTCAAAATTAAGCCGGGAGGTTCGGTCCTCCTTTGCCAACAGTCCCCATTTTGAGTTAATTTCTAACATAGAAAACTCTGCCCAAATGGAGCAGGCCATGCGGGAGGGGAAAATCCGAGCGGCTATTGTTATTCCAGAAAAGTTTGAGTTTGCTATGCAGAAGCACCAGCCCACTGAGTTATTGGGGGTGTATGATGCATCCAATTTAATTTGGGGCTATAATACCCGGCGCTATATCCGGGAAGTAACCACGGATTTTAATACTCAGCAGACGGCGGCTTACTTAGCCGGCCTGGGTATTTCTGAGAATCAGGTAAAAAACATTATGAATACGGTGCATTTAAACTATGAGGTTTGGTATAATCCCACCTTCAGCTATGCCACTTACTTTTATACCGGACTGCTATTGATGGTGATTCACCAAATTTCCCTCTTGAGTATCAGCCTGACGGTGACCCGGGAGAAGGAACGGAATACCTGGGTTCAGTATCTTAGTTCTTGCCTGCCCAGTTGGAAAATATTTGTGGGCAAGGCGCTGCCCTATTTTATCGTCAATTTCTTTAATTATGCTTTGCTGCTCTGGGTTGCCGCCCATTTTGTCAATGCGAAAATAGGTGGCTCCATAGGTTTGGTGTTACTTTTTGGTTTGTTGTTCGATGTAATTATTACTTCTCTGGGTTTTTATATCTCGGTACTGGCGCCCAATTCCCTGCAGGTAACCCGCTACCTGATGCTGATTTCTGTACCCATCTTTATGGCTTCGGGCTTAACCTGGCCCCAGACCCATATCCCCTTCGCCGTTAATGCCCTGGCCTCTTTGATGCCCTTTACCTGGATGGCCGAGGCCTTTCGTTTAATCACGGTGAAGAATTTGCCCCTGGCTTATTTGTTGAATCACCTATTGGTGCTGTTGGCCATGGCCGGGGTGAGCCTGGGTCTGGCCATGAATTTCAAGAAGAGCCGCCGTCCACCCTCCAGCAGCGGCTTGGTGGTAAATAGCGGTACCAACTATCCTGGACTATAG